One segment of Paraburkholderia bonniea DNA contains the following:
- the cheW gene encoding chemotaxis protein CheW, which yields MAAVQSIHPSSKTGQHAAHQAEAAGQEFLVFTLGAEEYGIEILKVQEIRGYDNVTRIANAPDFIKGVINLRGIIVPIVDMRIKFHLGSVEYGSQTVVIILNVAHRVVGMVVDGVSDVLTLSAEQIMPAPEFGATLSIEYLTGLGTVEGRMLILMDIEKLMTSREMALIETIAAA from the coding sequence GTGGCAGCAGTGCAATCCATTCATCCGAGCAGCAAGACAGGCCAGCATGCCGCGCATCAGGCAGAAGCCGCGGGCCAGGAGTTTCTGGTGTTCACGCTGGGGGCCGAGGAATACGGCATTGAGATCTTGAAGGTGCAGGAAATTCGCGGTTACGACAACGTCACGCGGATTGCCAATGCGCCGGATTTCATCAAGGGCGTTATCAATCTGCGCGGCATCATCGTGCCGATCGTGGACATGCGCATTAAGTTTCATCTGGGCAGCGTTGAGTACGGCTCGCAAACGGTCGTCATCATCCTGAACGTGGCGCACCGGGTGGTGGGGATGGTGGTGGATGGCGTGTCGGATGTGTTGACGCTGAGTGCGGAGCAGATCATGCCCGCGCCTGAATTTGGCGCGACGCTGTCGATTGAATATCTCACTGGCCTTGGCACGGTTGAAGGCCGGATGCTGATCTTGATGGACATCGAAAAACTGATGACCAGCCGCGAGATGGCCTTGATCGAAACAATCGCGGCGGCTTGA
- a CDS encoding response regulator translates to MIRHILAIDDSAAMREILSATLTSAGYRVTLANDGQSGLDNALATPFDLVLTDQHMPGKCGLDLIAALRRTEAYQATPILLLTTESGAPFKAAARAAGATGWIEKPLDPEMLAELVAALVPAGGA, encoded by the coding sequence ATGATTAGGCACATTCTGGCCATTGATGATTCGGCCGCGATGCGGGAAATCTTGTCAGCGACGCTGACCAGCGCGGGCTATCGCGTCACGCTCGCTAACGATGGGCAAAGCGGGCTGGATAACGCGCTGGCGACGCCATTTGATCTGGTGCTGACAGACCAGCACATGCCGGGCAAATGCGGGCTCGATTTGATCGCGGCCTTACGCCGCACGGAGGCCTATCAGGCCACGCCGATTCTTCTGCTCACCACCGAATCAGGCGCGCCGTTCAAGGCTGCGGCCCGGGCGGCTGGGGCTACTGGCTGGATCGAAAAGCCGCTTGACCCGGAGATGTTGGCGGAGCTGGTGGCAGCTCTGGTTCCTGCGGGTGGGGCATGA
- the flhD gene encoding flagellar transcriptional regulator FlhD has translation MSATSEMLDEIREMNLSYLLLAQHLLREDREVAMARMGIAAPLADVLVNLSLAQVSKLAASNQMLCRFRFDGHAILSSLAAKGPIETQLGANQTVQRAG, from the coding sequence GTGAGCGCCACCAGTGAAATGCTCGATGAGATCAGGGAAATGAACCTGTCTTATCTGCTGCTTGCCCAGCATTTGCTGCGCGAAGACCGAGAGGTTGCGATGGCCCGCATGGGGATCGCCGCACCGCTGGCCGATGTGCTGGTGAACCTTTCGCTTGCGCAGGTGAGCAAGCTCGCGGCATCGAACCAGATGCTGTGCCGCTTCCGTTTTGATGGCCACGCGATTCTTTCTTCTCTCGCCGCGAAGGGGCCGATTGAGACGCAGCTCGGCGCAAACCAGACCGTGCAGCGAGCAGGCTGA
- a CDS encoding DUF3443 domain-containing protein: MRLILPSFNSVASTLGCVALLALASCGGGDGSGSLPPGPDMQPIVANASNTVPITVDQGLASGANIPTVSVTVCAPGSSTNCQTINQVQLDTGSYGLRILSSALGAPLKAGLPRTGSALGPLAQCAKFAIGYAWGSVRTADVKIGGETALNLPIQVIGDLPDSSVPANGCVNGPAQNSVSNLGANGILGVGVAPYDCGGNCLSAVNSLYYTCPSGGAVCRQVGVPLQQQVANPVPRFAVNNNGVIVQLPAVPTNGAASVNGTLVFGIGTQPNNIMQSAAQLFLTDSFGNLGNSSFNGQPVVAFFDSGSNANFFADPSLPLCGQNYAGFYCPPFAQTRNLTVVGATGVQANVSFNVVSAATLFGVTSRFAFNNLAGQTGFSGTVDMGLPFFYGRYVYYGMDQRLWGGSAPYVAF; encoded by the coding sequence GTGCGTTTGATTTTGCCTTCGTTTAACTCTGTCGCGTCCACGCTGGGCTGCGTTGCTTTGCTTGCGCTGGCGTCCTGTGGCGGTGGTGATGGCTCCGGTTCTTTACCTCCTGGGCCGGACATGCAGCCGATTGTCGCCAACGCCTCGAACACCGTGCCGATCACCGTCGATCAAGGTCTGGCGAGCGGCGCGAATATTCCCACCGTGAGCGTGACGGTCTGCGCGCCAGGGTCCAGCACCAATTGCCAGACCATCAACCAGGTTCAGCTCGATACCGGCTCTTACGGCTTGCGCATTTTGTCGTCCGCGTTAGGGGCACCGCTCAAGGCCGGACTGCCACGCACGGGCTCGGCGCTAGGGCCGCTGGCGCAATGCGCGAAGTTCGCTATTGGTTATGCGTGGGGCTCGGTGCGCACCGCTGACGTGAAAATTGGCGGCGAAACCGCATTGAACCTGCCGATCCAGGTCATTGGCGACTTGCCGGATTCAAGCGTGCCCGCTAACGGTTGCGTCAATGGCCCAGCGCAGAACAGCGTGAGCAACCTGGGCGCGAACGGCATTCTGGGCGTGGGCGTTGCGCCCTACGATTGCGGCGGGAATTGTCTGAGCGCGGTGAACAGCCTGTACTACACCTGCCCAAGCGGTGGTGCAGTGTGCCGTCAGGTTGGCGTGCCGCTGCAGCAGCAGGTGGCGAATCCGGTGCCACGCTTTGCGGTGAACAACAACGGCGTGATTGTTCAGTTGCCAGCCGTGCCGACTAACGGTGCGGCGTCGGTCAACGGCACGCTGGTGTTCGGGATTGGCACGCAGCCGAACAACATCATGCAGAGTGCTGCCCAGTTATTTTTGACCGATTCATTTGGCAACCTGGGCAATAGCAGCTTCAATGGCCAGCCAGTGGTGGCGTTTTTCGATAGCGGTTCGAATGCCAACTTTTTTGCTGATCCGTCATTGCCTTTATGCGGCCAGAATTACGCTGGGTTTTATTGCCCGCCATTCGCCCAGACCCGTAATTTGACGGTGGTCGGTGCAACTGGGGTGCAGGCGAATGTGAGTTTTAACGTTGTTAGCGCCGCGACACTGTTTGGCGTTACTTCACGCTTCGCCTTTAATAATCTGGCTGGTCAGACAGGCTTTTCGGGGACGGTTGATATGGGTTTACCGTTTTTCTATGGGCGTTATGTTTATTACGGCATGGATCAACGGCTTTGGGGCGGTTCTGCGCCGTATGTGGCGTTTTAA
- the cheA gene encoding chemotaxis protein CheA has protein sequence MTLDITQFYQTFFDEADELLAQMEQCLLDLNLDDPDPEDLGAIFRAVHSIKGGAATFGFAALTDTTHILESLLDRARNHDLVLRREMIDIFLETKDVLSAQLSDYRAGSEPDAAAAQAICAMLEHLNAQEPSVAEVAAVIPAAGHTAGHTAETAAAWPPAHVLTQALNVVQGQAADADAQALNTPVAPAINGAHLKITLRGVAAKDQELLVDELGNLGRVAGQVSTGADLTLWLETDVAPDDIVAVCCFVIDEEQIVIDRGVQPEPHTTPEIEQTSAEIQFEPEIAAALNASAELQAELQTEAQEQTQAQTAAEAAPVAAATPNNPRKPRTASGTGAATEGSSIRVGVEKVDQLINLVGELVITQAMLAQTASTLDPALNDRLFNGMAQLERNARDLQEAVMSIRMMPMDYVFSRFPRLVRDLAAKLGKDVELVTFGQATELDKSLIERIIDPLTHLVRNSLDHGIETVAARLAAGKDATGQLVLSAAHHGGNIVIEVSDDGAGLHRERILAKARKQGMALSETMSDDEVWSLIFMPGFSTADQVTDISGRGVGMDVVKRNIQAMGGHVEITSRAGHGTTTRIVLPLTLAILDGMSVKVGAEIFILPLNFVMESLQPLAQDIYTVANNDRVVRVRGEYLPLVPLHEVFAVEGARADPTQGIVTILQAEGRRFAMLVDELVGQQQVVVKNLETNYRKVHGISAATILGDGSVALIVDVAGLNRETRALHGAALNFA, from the coding sequence ATGACACTCGATATCACCCAGTTCTATCAGACGTTTTTCGATGAGGCCGACGAGTTGCTGGCGCAGATGGAACAGTGCCTGCTCGATCTGAATCTCGACGACCCGGACCCCGAAGACCTCGGCGCTATTTTTCGTGCGGTGCATTCGATTAAGGGCGGCGCGGCGACGTTTGGCTTTGCTGCGCTGACTGACACCACGCACATTCTTGAATCGCTGCTGGATCGCGCTCGCAATCACGACCTCGTGTTACGGCGCGAGATGATCGACATCTTTCTTGAAACCAAGGATGTGTTGTCGGCGCAATTGTCTGATTACCGCGCAGGTAGCGAGCCGGATGCCGCTGCCGCGCAAGCGATTTGCGCGATGCTCGAACATCTGAATGCGCAGGAACCCAGTGTTGCTGAAGTCGCGGCTGTGATTCCTGCCGCAGGACATACAGCAGGACATACAGCAGAAACCGCCGCCGCCTGGCCGCCCGCGCATGTGCTGACGCAAGCGCTGAATGTGGTGCAGGGCCAGGCCGCTGATGCTGATGCGCAAGCGCTTAACACGCCGGTAGCGCCGGCTATTAACGGCGCTCATCTAAAGATCACGTTGCGCGGCGTGGCGGCTAAAGACCAGGAATTGCTGGTTGATGAGCTGGGTAACCTGGGCCGTGTCGCGGGCCAGGTGAGCACGGGCGCGGACCTCACGCTCTGGCTGGAAACCGACGTTGCGCCAGACGATATCGTGGCGGTGTGCTGCTTCGTGATTGACGAAGAGCAGATCGTGATTGATCGCGGTGTGCAGCCTGAGCCGCACACTACGCCGGAAATTGAGCAGACATCTGCTGAAATTCAGTTTGAGCCTGAAATTGCGGCAGCGCTGAATGCATCAGCCGAATTGCAAGCCGAACTACAAACTGAGGCACAAGAGCAGACGCAAGCACAGACAGCAGCCGAGGCCGCACCGGTAGCGGCAGCAACCCCCAATAACCCGCGTAAACCTCGCACGGCATCCGGCACGGGTGCGGCAACCGAAGGCAGCTCGATTCGCGTTGGCGTGGAGAAAGTCGATCAGTTGATTAACCTGGTGGGCGAGTTGGTGATTACTCAGGCGATGCTGGCGCAAACCGCTAGCACGCTCGATCCGGCGCTCAACGACCGGTTGTTTAACGGCATGGCGCAGCTTGAGCGCAACGCGCGCGACTTGCAGGAAGCGGTGATGTCGATCCGCATGATGCCGATGGATTACGTGTTCAGCCGCTTTCCGCGTCTGGTGCGCGATCTTGCTGCGAAGCTCGGCAAGGACGTTGAACTGGTGACGTTTGGTCAGGCGACGGAGCTCGACAAGAGCTTGATCGAACGCATCATCGACCCGCTCACGCACCTCGTGCGCAACAGCCTGGATCACGGCATCGAGACCGTCGCGGCGCGGCTCGCGGCTGGCAAGGATGCCACCGGGCAACTGGTGTTATCGGCGGCTCATCACGGCGGCAACATCGTGATCGAGGTCAGCGATGACGGCGCGGGGCTGCATCGGGAACGGATTCTGGCGAAGGCGCGCAAGCAAGGCATGGCACTCAGCGAGACCATGAGCGACGACGAAGTGTGGAGCCTGATTTTCATGCCGGGCTTTTCAACCGCCGATCAGGTCACCGATATTTCCGGCCGTGGGGTTGGGATGGATGTGGTCAAACGCAACATCCAGGCGATGGGCGGTCATGTTGAGATCACCTCGCGCGCTGGTCATGGCACCACCACCCGGATCGTGCTGCCGCTCACGCTGGCGATTCTCGATGGCATGTCAGTCAAAGTCGGCGCAGAGATTTTTATCCTGCCGCTGAACTTCGTGATGGAGTCGTTGCAACCGCTCGCGCAGGACATTTACACCGTGGCGAATAACGATCGCGTGGTGCGGGTGCGTGGCGAGTATCTGCCGCTGGTGCCTTTGCACGAAGTGTTTGCGGTGGAAGGTGCGCGCGCCGATCCGACTCAAGGCATCGTCACGATCCTGCAGGCCGAAGGGCGGCGCTTTGCGATGCTGGTCGATGAGCTCGTGGGCCAGCAGCAGGTGGTGGTGAAAAATCTTGAAACCAACTATCGCAAGGTGCATGGCATCTCGGCGGCGACCATTCTGGGCGATGGCAGTGTGGCGCTGATTGTCGACGTCGCCGGGTTGAACCGCGAAACGCGTGCACTGCATGGTGCAGCGCTGAATTTCGCGTGA
- the cheY gene encoding chemotaxis response regulator CheY, with translation MDKSMKILVVDDFPTMRRIVRNLLKELGYSNIDEAEDGQVALSRLRAGGFDFVISDWNMPNLDGLAMLQAIRADANLAHLPVLMVTAEAKKENIIAAAQAGASGYVVKPFTAATLDEKLSKIVEKMAKAGS, from the coding sequence ATGGACAAGAGCATGAAGATTCTGGTGGTGGACGACTTTCCGACGATGCGCCGGATCGTGCGCAATCTGCTCAAAGAGCTGGGCTACAGCAACATCGACGAAGCGGAGGATGGCCAGGTTGCGTTGTCGCGTTTGCGCGCGGGCGGCTTCGACTTTGTGATTTCTGACTGGAACATGCCGAACCTCGATGGCCTGGCGATGCTGCAGGCGATCCGCGCCGACGCTAACCTCGCGCATCTGCCGGTGCTGATGGTGACGGCTGAAGCCAAAAAAGAGAACATCATCGCGGCCGCGCAGGCCGGGGCAAGCGGTTATGTGGTCAAGCCCTTCACCGCTGCGACGCTCGATGAAAAGCTCAGCAAGATTGTCGAAAAAATGGCCAAAGCCGGGAGCTGA
- a CDS encoding CheR family methyltransferase, protein MQLPPGRSGELERDFEFTPADFARIRSLIHRSAGISLSEHKRDLAYSRLARRLRARGMDSFRQYLDLLEAESDAAEWEAFTNALTTNLTAFFREAHHFPLLASFVSTRAQPVSVWCSAASTGEEPYSIAMTLIETLGEQAANDARVLATDVDTQVLAKAETAVYAFDQVKHVSQERLKRFFLKGTGAQAGMVKLRPEVRAMVRFEQLNLTDTDYALRTTFDAIFCRNVMIYFDKPTQAQVLTRFEPLLKPGGLLFAGHSENFTYVTQAFRLRGQTVYERSRDLAACAPGAARLAVPRVAAAGGQARDLASNPARGQV, encoded by the coding sequence ATGCAGCTCCCCCCTGGCCGCTCCGGCGAGCTGGAGCGCGACTTCGAATTCACCCCGGCGGATTTCGCTCGAATCCGCAGCTTGATTCATCGCAGCGCAGGTATTTCGCTATCCGAACATAAGCGTGACTTGGCCTATAGCCGTCTCGCGCGTCGTCTGCGAGCGCGTGGCATGGACAGCTTTCGCCAGTATCTGGATCTGCTTGAAGCGGAATCAGACGCGGCGGAATGGGAAGCCTTCACCAACGCACTCACGACCAATCTCACCGCCTTCTTCCGCGAGGCGCATCACTTTCCGCTGCTCGCCAGTTTTGTCAGTACCCGGGCGCAGCCGGTCTCAGTTTGGTGCTCGGCGGCTTCGACGGGTGAGGAGCCTTACTCGATTGCGATGACGCTGATCGAAACCCTGGGCGAACAAGCCGCGAATGACGCGCGGGTGCTGGCCACCGATGTGGATACCCAGGTGCTGGCGAAAGCCGAGACTGCCGTGTATGCCTTCGATCAGGTGAAGCATGTGTCGCAGGAGCGGCTCAAACGCTTCTTTCTTAAAGGCACCGGTGCTCAGGCCGGGATGGTGAAGCTGCGGCCGGAAGTGCGCGCGATGGTGCGCTTCGAGCAACTGAACCTGACCGACACGGATTACGCATTGCGCACCACGTTCGACGCGATTTTTTGCCGCAACGTGATGATCTATTTCGACAAGCCGACGCAAGCCCAGGTGCTGACGCGCTTCGAGCCGCTGTTAAAGCCAGGGGGGTTGCTGTTCGCGGGACATTCAGAAAACTTTACCTATGTGACCCAGGCGTTTCGCTTGCGTGGTCAGACGGTGTACGAGCGCAGCCGTGATCTCGCGGCTTGCGCACCCGGAGCGGCTCGTCTGGCCGTGCCGCGTGTGGCGGCGGCGGGTGGTCAGGCTAGAGACCTGGCCAGCAACCCGGCTAGAGGCCAGGTATGA
- the motB gene encoding flagellar motor protein MotB, which yields MSTRDKASTIIVKRSAPAKKGHHGGAWKLAYADFMTAMMAFFLLMWLLSSATTVQLKGIAEYFNQPLKVSLWGGERSAEESSVVRGGGRDISTDRQGVTRNTDGTTRLAERTVQPDDMFSAKQMQNLQDRREQARLHDLQIKLMAAIEANPVLRQFKQQIRIDSTLQGLRIEIVDSQKRPMFATAQAVVQPYMRDILHEIGATLNEVPNRIVVQGHTDAVQYAGGERGYSNWELSADRANASRRDLISGGMDDAKVLRVLGLASTQNLNKADPLDPENRRISIIVLNRKSEDAMLRDDTTTTILSDDAAGSAKPLLHKVVQPLDGAAKMHPVALQ from the coding sequence ATGAGCACCCGCGATAAAGCCAGCACGATTATCGTCAAGCGTTCCGCTCCCGCAAAAAAAGGCCATCACGGTGGCGCGTGGAAGCTCGCTTATGCCGACTTCATGACCGCGATGATGGCGTTCTTTCTGTTGATGTGGCTGCTGAGTTCGGCCACGACAGTCCAGCTCAAAGGCATCGCTGAATACTTCAACCAGCCGCTCAAGGTGTCGCTGTGGGGTGGTGAGCGCAGCGCGGAAGAATCCAGTGTGGTGCGGGGTGGTGGGCGTGATATCTCGACGGATCGTCAAGGCGTCACGCGTAACACCGATGGCACGACGCGTCTGGCTGAACGCACTGTGCAGCCAGACGATATGTTTTCGGCCAAACAAATGCAGAACTTGCAGGACCGGCGTGAGCAGGCTCGCCTGCACGATCTGCAAATCAAGTTGATGGCTGCGATCGAAGCCAACCCAGTACTACGCCAGTTCAAGCAGCAGATCCGGATTGATTCGACGTTGCAGGGGCTGCGCATAGAGATCGTTGATTCGCAAAAACGCCCGATGTTCGCTACGGCGCAAGCGGTGGTGCAGCCCTATATGCGCGACATCCTGCATGAGATCGGTGCGACGCTGAATGAAGTGCCGAACCGGATCGTGGTGCAAGGGCATACCGATGCCGTGCAGTACGCCGGTGGTGAACGCGGTTACAGCAACTGGGAGTTGTCTGCCGATCGGGCCAATGCGTCGCGGCGCGACCTCATCAGCGGTGGCATGGATGACGCCAAGGTGTTGCGTGTGCTCGGGCTGGCTTCGACGCAAAACCTGAATAAAGCCGATCCGTTAGATCCGGAAAATCGCCGCATCAGCATCATCGTGCTGAACCGCAAATCGGAAGACGCGATGCTGCGCGACGACACCACGACGACCATCTTGTCCGATGACGCGGCCGGGTCCGCCAAGCCGTTGTTGCACAAGGTGGTGCAACCGCTCGACGGTGCCGCAAAGATGCATCCGGTCGCGCTGCAATGA
- the cheD gene encoding chemoreceptor glutamine deamidase CheD, with the protein MSHALPVARTLYYDNEFQRPGVKLLPNEFYTTSEDMVLSTVLGSCVAACIQDRTAGIGGMNHFMLPDDGADAGQPASEAMRYGAYAMELLINELIKAGGRRERFEAKVFGGAAVLANMTTLNIGDRNSSFVRRYLALENIPILAEDLQGTHPRKVVFIPRTGQVMVKKLRLNQEASVAEREQALARQDAQLRAQRRGQAHERVELFTAAASALRPRVTLFSTASSTPAAATASATLVRAGQQKNTEEA; encoded by the coding sequence ATGAGCCACGCGTTGCCTGTCGCCCGCACGCTTTACTACGACAACGAGTTCCAGCGGCCTGGCGTGAAGCTGCTGCCAAACGAGTTCTATACGACCAGCGAGGACATGGTGTTGTCCACCGTGCTGGGGTCGTGCGTGGCGGCCTGCATCCAGGATCGCACGGCGGGCATTGGCGGCATGAATCATTTCATGCTGCCCGACGATGGTGCCGATGCCGGACAGCCTGCGTCAGAAGCGATGCGTTACGGCGCGTATGCGATGGAGCTGCTGATTAACGAGCTCATCAAGGCCGGCGGGCGGCGTGAGCGTTTCGAGGCGAAGGTGTTCGGCGGTGCTGCTGTGCTGGCGAACATGACCACGCTGAATATTGGCGACCGCAACTCAAGTTTCGTGCGGCGTTATCTGGCGCTGGAAAACATTCCGATTCTGGCTGAGGACCTGCAAGGCACACATCCGCGCAAGGTGGTGTTTATTCCGCGCACAGGCCAGGTCATGGTGAAAAAGCTGCGGCTGAATCAGGAGGCGAGCGTGGCTGAGCGCGAACAGGCGCTGGCTCGTCAGGATGCACAACTGCGGGCGCAACGGCGTGGCCAGGCGCATGAGCGGGTCGAATTATTTACGGCCGCGGCCTCTGCGTTGCGCCCGCGCGTGACGTTGTTTAGCACCGCATCCAGTACGCCTGCTGCAGCCACTGCATCTGCGACGCTGGTGCGTGCCGGGCAGCAGAAAAATACCGAGGAGGCTTAA
- a CDS encoding H-NS family nucleoid-associated regulatory protein, producing the protein MAQYADLKAQIAKLQVQADQVRQAEINKVIEEIKAQIEEYGLTAQDLGFVAAARRGRPPRKEPLPPKYHDPKTGNTWSGRGKPPKWISGKNRERFLIGKA; encoded by the coding sequence ATGGCGCAATATGCGGATCTAAAAGCCCAGATCGCCAAACTGCAGGTGCAGGCAGATCAAGTCAGGCAGGCTGAAATTAACAAGGTGATTGAAGAAATCAAAGCCCAAATCGAAGAGTACGGCCTTACCGCGCAAGACCTGGGGTTCGTTGCCGCGGCGCGGCGCGGGCGGCCTCCCAGAAAAGAGCCGCTGCCGCCGAAGTATCACGATCCAAAAACTGGCAATACCTGGAGTGGTCGCGGTAAGCCGCCGAAGTGGATTAGCGGTAAAAATCGTGAGCGCTTTTTGATCGGCAAGGCATGA
- the cheZ gene encoding protein phosphatase CheZ — MDQPSESPAFESASIEPRLSDSGHATDRVLARIGQLTRTLRDSMRELGLDKHVELAAEAVPDARERLRYVASMTEQAAERVLNAIEIAQPIQNQLQQQASALDARWAQWYSAPLDHGQAGALLNDSREFLRSLPQATAATNTQLMEIMLAQDFQDLTGQVIKKIVEVVSLIEQQLLGVLVENIAPERREQFAANAAALAAGAGVASLDGSTGETGSTLLNGPQINPEGRADVVQDQEQVDDLLASLGF, encoded by the coding sequence ATGGACCAGCCGAGCGAATCACCTGCCTTTGAGAGCGCCAGCATTGAACCTCGCCTGAGCGATAGCGGCCATGCCACCGACCGTGTGCTGGCGCGCATTGGGCAACTCACGCGCACGCTGCGCGACTCGATGCGTGAACTGGGGCTCGACAAGCACGTTGAGCTAGCCGCCGAAGCGGTGCCCGATGCCCGTGAGCGTCTGCGCTATGTCGCGTCGATGACCGAGCAGGCCGCGGAGCGCGTGCTAAACGCGATCGAGATTGCGCAGCCGATCCAGAACCAGTTGCAGCAGCAAGCCAGCGCGCTCGATGCGCGCTGGGCGCAGTGGTACAGCGCACCGCTCGATCATGGGCAAGCGGGGGCTTTGCTCAATGACTCACGTGAATTTTTGCGCAGTCTGCCGCAAGCGACGGCGGCGACCAACACGCAACTCATGGAGATCATGCTGGCCCAGGACTTCCAGGATCTGACCGGGCAAGTGATTAAGAAGATCGTCGAAGTGGTGTCGTTGATCGAGCAGCAACTCTTAGGCGTGCTGGTGGAAAACATCGCGCCTGAACGGCGCGAACAGTTTGCGGCGAATGCCGCTGCGCTGGCGGCAGGGGCTGGTGTAGCGAGCCTTGATGGCAGCACGGGAGAGACGGGTTCGACGCTGCTCAATGGCCCACAGATCAACCCGGAAGGACGAGCTGACGTAGTGCAGGACCAGGAGCAAGTGGACGACTTGCTGGCGAGCCTGGGGTTTTAA
- a CDS encoding protein-glutamate methylesterase/protein-glutamine glutaminase produces MQKIKVLCVDDSALIRSLMTEIINAQPDMVVVAVAPDPLVARELIKQHAPDVLTLDVEMPRMDGLDFLEKLMRLRPMPVVMVSSLTERGSEITLRALELGAVDFVTKPRAGIRDGMLDYADLLADKIRAAARARLRQTVSAAPGGAARTHAVASSGAHAAAVPLLNNPLVSTEKLVIVGASTGGTEAIREVLMPLPADAPAVLIAQHMPPGFTKSFATRLNGLCRITVKEAEHGERVLPGHAYIAPGHAHLLLARSGANYLAHLSDAPPVNRHRPSVDVLFRSAAQHAGKNAVGVILTGMGRDGAAGLLEMRQAGAYTLAQDEASCVVFGMPREAIALGAAAEIAALSEMSHRVLASLAALGERAHRV; encoded by the coding sequence GTGCAAAAAATCAAAGTGTTGTGTGTCGATGATTCAGCGCTGATCCGTAGCCTGATGACGGAGATCATTAATGCGCAGCCGGACATGGTGGTGGTGGCAGTCGCTCCTGATCCGCTGGTGGCGCGTGAGCTCATCAAGCAGCATGCCCCTGATGTGCTGACGCTCGATGTCGAAATGCCGCGCATGGATGGGCTCGATTTTCTGGAAAAGCTGATGCGTCTGCGGCCGATGCCGGTCGTGATGGTGTCATCGCTGACCGAGCGTGGCTCGGAAATTACGTTGCGGGCGCTGGAGCTTGGCGCGGTTGATTTCGTGACCAAGCCGCGTGCCGGCATCCGTGACGGGATGCTCGACTATGCCGATTTGCTGGCCGACAAAATCCGTGCTGCCGCGCGCGCGCGTTTGCGGCAGACGGTATCCGCTGCGCCGGGTGGCGCTGCCCGGACGCACGCTGTGGCGAGCAGCGGGGCTCACGCCGCAGCGGTGCCATTGCTGAACAACCCGCTGGTGAGCACCGAGAAGCTGGTGATCGTGGGCGCATCGACTGGCGGCACCGAGGCGATTCGTGAAGTGCTCATGCCGTTACCTGCTGATGCACCTGCTGTGCTGATCGCGCAGCACATGCCGCCAGGCTTTACCAAATCATTTGCGACGCGTCTCAATGGCCTGTGCCGGATCACGGTGAAAGAAGCGGAGCATGGCGAACGGGTGCTGCCAGGTCATGCCTACATTGCGCCGGGCCACGCTCATTTGCTGCTGGCGCGCAGCGGTGCGAACTACCTCGCGCACTTGTCTGATGCCCCGCCGGTGAATCGTCATCGGCCATCGGTCGATGTGCTGTTTCGTTCAGCCGCGCAACACGCGGGCAAGAACGCAGTGGGCGTGATTCTCACCGGGATGGGGCGCGATGGCGCAGCGGGCTTGCTGGAAATGCGCCAGGCCGGGGCCTATACGCTGGCCCAGGACGAAGCCAGTTGTGTCGTATTTGGCATGCCGCGCGAAGCGATCGCGCTGGGTGCCGCTGCTGAGATCGCCGCCTTGTCCGAGATGAGCCACCGTGTGCTGGCGAGCCTTGCGGCGCTAGGTGAGCGAGCGCACCGGGTGTAA
- a CDS encoding DUF2844 domain-containing protein has protein sequence MPSHSGRAVLLAALGTSCIFLLAAPAAYAVLGGSPMALPDGATSVSLPSPVMRTASAAVQAAGAASTPATVLPYTVRVTTLSSGTVVREYISASGEVFGLSWRGPLQPDLASLLGSYFPQFVEGAQAIRAQRGGGHGPASINLNGLVVRSGGHMGAFSGQAWLPQALPAGVSDSAIQ, from the coding sequence ATGCCGAGTCATTCAGGCCGCGCTGTGTTGTTAGCTGCGCTTGGTACGAGTTGCATCTTTCTACTGGCCGCCCCCGCCGCGTATGCGGTGCTGGGCGGCAGCCCGATGGCGCTGCCCGATGGCGCCACGAGTGTCAGTCTTCCCTCGCCCGTGATGCGCACCGCATCAGCCGCTGTGCAGGCGGCAGGGGCCGCTTCCACCCCCGCTACTGTTCTGCCCTACACCGTGCGAGTGACCACGCTGAGTTCCGGCACCGTGGTGCGGGAATACATCAGCGCGTCAGGAGAGGTGTTTGGCTTGAGCTGGCGCGGGCCATTACAGCCCGATCTGGCTAGTTTGCTAGGCAGTTATTTCCCGCAGTTTGTCGAGGGCGCGCAAGCCATTCGGGCCCAGCGCGGTGGCGGGCACGGCCCCGCGAGTATTAATTTGAACGGCCTGGTGGTGCGCTCTGGCGGTCATATGGGTGCCTTCTCCGGACAAGCGTGGTTGCCACAGGCGTTGCCTGCGGGCGTTAGCGATTCTGCTATCCAGTGA